In a single window of the Acidobacteriota bacterium genome:
- a CDS encoding biopolymer transporter ExbD, whose product MEPTEGGHGKSNDAVPYINVTPLIDVLLVLLIIFMVISPQKPHRFEAKIPEKPPENQPDVPPDPLSLLVTVPQQGISGYKLNTEELKDLNALQDRLFSALNGRPQDRKAVFIKAPSSTRYGEVVKVIDVVKQAGGQPIGLQIEGLDQ is encoded by the coding sequence ATGGAACCGACTGAGGGCGGGCACGGTAAAAGTAATGATGCCGTTCCTTACATAAACGTAACACCGCTAATTGACGTTTTGCTGGTGTTGCTGATTATCTTCATGGTCATCAGCCCCCAAAAGCCGCACCGTTTTGAAGCGAAGATACCGGAGAAACCGCCTGAAAATCAGCCGGATGTCCCTCCTGATCCGTTAAGCTTGTTGGTCACTGTTCCACAGCAGGGTATAAGTGGATATAAGTTGAATACTGAAGAGTTAAAAGACCTCAATGCCTTGCAGGATCGCCTTTTCAGTGCGCTTAATGGTCGTCCACAAGATCGTAAAGCTGTGTTTATCAAAGCACCGTCTTCGACTCGTTATGGTGAGGTCGTGAAGGTCATTGATGTTGTCAAACAGGCAGGTGGGCAACCTATCGGATTACAAATAGAAGGACTTGACCAATAG
- a CDS encoding biopolymer transporter ExbD: MGMSSGGGGGLQSEINVTPMVDIMLVLLIIFMVVTPLLQSGVTVVLPRGKSPDEDGNITKDSAVVVSIPSDGIYYLGRDQVRKENLVEKITNRFNGMKPGDEKIVYIKASNFVQYGDVVYLINMIREAGFEKIGLVSEKKKANEE; the protein is encoded by the coding sequence ATGGGCATGAGTTCTGGCGGCGGTGGTGGCCTTCAATCAGAGATCAATGTCACACCGATGGTAGATATTATGCTTGTCTTGTTGATCATTTTTATGGTCGTTACCCCTTTATTGCAGTCTGGTGTGACTGTTGTGTTGCCCAGAGGGAAAAGCCCAGATGAGGATGGTAACATTACCAAAGACAGTGCAGTGGTTGTATCAATACCGAGTGATGGTATTTACTATTTAGGTCGTGATCAGGTCAGAAAAGAAAATCTGGTCGAAAAGATTACTAACAGATTTAATGGCATGAAACCTGGTGACGAGAAAATTGTTTACATCAAGGCAAGCAATTTTGTTCAATATGGGGACGTTGTTTACTTGATTAACATGATTCGCGAGGCAGGATTTGAAAAGATTGGCCTTGTTTCAGAAAAGAAGAAGGCTAACGAAGAATAG